From the Gallaecimonas kandeliae genome, one window contains:
- a CDS encoding ABC transporter ATP-binding protein, whose protein sequence is MDTLIKGQGLTKRFGRKQVLDGIDLEIKRGQIVGLVGVNGAGKSTLLGAILGLLPVDGDLQVLGQDPLHHRAKLLERVTYISDVASLPRWAKVSQLLKYMAATHPRFSAERCRAILAGTDIPLDAKVKQLSKGMVTQLHLALITAIDAELLVLDEPTLGLDVVYRKGFYQRLLEDYFDHQKTILITTHEVEEVEHLLTHVLFLHGGKLVLDSPVEELAQRFCELEVGKAELEAARALGPLAERSTLGGHLLTFERPADELAGLGRVGSPSLADLFVAKAGRAA, encoded by the coding sequence ATGGACACACTGATTAAAGGCCAAGGCCTGACCAAGCGCTTCGGGCGCAAACAGGTACTGGACGGCATCGACCTCGAGATAAAACGCGGCCAGATAGTCGGGCTGGTGGGCGTCAACGGTGCCGGCAAGAGCACATTGCTGGGGGCCATACTGGGCCTGCTGCCGGTGGATGGCGACCTCCAGGTGCTGGGCCAGGATCCCTTGCACCACAGGGCCAAGTTGCTGGAGCGCGTGACCTACATCTCGGACGTGGCCTCCCTGCCCCGCTGGGCCAAGGTAAGCCAGTTGCTCAAGTACATGGCCGCCACCCACCCCCGTTTCAGCGCCGAGCGCTGCAGGGCCATACTGGCCGGCACCGACATTCCCCTGGACGCCAAGGTCAAACAGCTGTCCAAAGGCATGGTGACCCAGTTGCACCTGGCCCTCATCACCGCCATAGACGCCGAGCTGCTGGTGCTGGACGAGCCCACCCTGGGCCTGGACGTGGTCTACCGCAAGGGCTTCTACCAGCGGCTGCTGGAAGACTACTTCGATCACCAGAAGACCATCCTCATCACCACCCACGAGGTGGAGGAAGTGGAACACCTGCTGACCCATGTGCTCTTCCTGCACGGCGGCAAGCTGGTGCTGGACAGCCCAGTCGAAGAACTGGCCCAGCGCTTTTGTGAACTGGAGGTGGGCAAGGCCGAGCTGGAAGCGGCCAGGGCCCTGGGTCCGCTGGCCGAGCGCAGCACCCTGGGCGGCCACCTGCTGACCTTCGAACGCCCCGCCGACGAACTGGCGGGCCTTGGCCGGGTGGGGAGCCCCTCCCTTGCCGATCTCTTCGTCGCCAAAGCCGGGAGGGCTGCCTGA
- a CDS encoding M14 family metallopeptidase, which translates to MLLPLLLSAAITAPLQAPLPPEPAWQGKTLALINTQDPTPVEAAGFAVTPDYAATVAYLKTLAAGHPALKLSRFGKSGQGRDLWAVTLGQPGNGKPTLLLQAGIHAGEIDGKDAGLMFLRDWAAGQHRALLAKVNLVFVPIFNADGHERAGPFNRPNQRGPQNMGWRSNARNLNLNRDYTKLDTPEMRAMVALINEVQPSLYVDVHVTDGEDWQYDSLIAINTTYAPKTTAWLTGYYRPRLYAYLKSQGHMPGDFLFLEDGKHPQKGAILWQAEPRYSNGYGPARNLPTVLVENHSLKPYQRRVLATYALIEESLRLLADDGKALQQAIAADDQARPAELPLAFGRGDKAERKDIPGVGYQYYQSPVSGAEEVRWTGEPLTWKQVPVWPMDKPVLFAKRPKAYVIPAQWPGVIQRLAEQGIQMERLDMPLKLRARQYHIDQFQFAKAPFEGHFRVSTQGQWQIVDEKLPAGSVRISTDQPLGNLAMLLLEPQAPDSFLQWGFFNAIFSRTEYMEPYVIAPMAEAMLKEPKLKAAFEKALADPAFKADPEARLRWFYERSPYFDQTYLRYPVLREE; encoded by the coding sequence ATGCTGCTACCCTTGCTGCTCAGCGCCGCCATAACGGCGCCCTTGCAGGCGCCCCTGCCCCCCGAGCCGGCTTGGCAGGGCAAGACCCTGGCCCTTATCAACACCCAGGATCCCACTCCGGTGGAAGCGGCCGGCTTTGCGGTAACCCCGGACTATGCCGCCACCGTCGCCTACCTAAAGACCCTGGCCGCAGGCCATCCCGCGCTTAAGCTCAGCCGCTTTGGCAAGTCAGGGCAGGGCCGTGACCTCTGGGCTGTGACCCTGGGCCAGCCCGGTAACGGCAAGCCGACCCTTTTGCTGCAGGCCGGCATCCATGCCGGGGAGATAGACGGCAAGGACGCCGGCCTGATGTTCCTGCGGGACTGGGCGGCAGGGCAGCACAGGGCGCTGCTGGCCAAGGTCAACCTGGTGTTCGTGCCCATCTTCAATGCCGATGGCCATGAGCGCGCCGGCCCCTTTAACAGGCCCAACCAAAGGGGCCCCCAGAATATGGGCTGGCGGAGCAATGCCCGCAACCTCAACCTCAACCGCGACTACACCAAACTCGATACCCCAGAGATGCGGGCCATGGTGGCGCTGATCAACGAAGTCCAACCCAGCCTCTATGTCGACGTCCATGTCACCGACGGTGAGGACTGGCAGTACGACAGCCTTATCGCCATCAACACCACTTACGCGCCAAAGACTACTGCCTGGCTGACCGGCTATTACAGGCCCAGGCTTTATGCCTACCTGAAAAGCCAGGGCCATATGCCGGGGGATTTCCTCTTCCTTGAAGACGGCAAGCATCCGCAGAAGGGCGCCATCCTCTGGCAGGCCGAGCCCCGCTATTCCAACGGCTATGGCCCGGCCCGTAACCTGCCGACGGTGCTGGTGGAAAACCACAGCCTGAAACCCTATCAGCGGCGGGTCTTGGCCACTTATGCGCTCATCGAAGAGTCCTTGAGGCTGCTTGCCGACGACGGCAAGGCACTGCAGCAGGCCATAGCCGCCGACGACCAGGCCCGCCCGGCCGAGCTGCCCCTGGCCTTCGGGCGGGGCGACAAGGCAGAGAGGAAAGACATCCCCGGGGTCGGCTACCAGTACTACCAGAGCCCTGTTTCGGGGGCAGAAGAAGTGCGCTGGACGGGCGAGCCCCTTACCTGGAAGCAGGTGCCGGTCTGGCCCATGGACAAGCCCGTCCTCTTTGCCAAGCGGCCCAAGGCCTATGTCATTCCGGCCCAGTGGCCAGGCGTCATCCAGCGCCTGGCAGAACAGGGGATCCAGATGGAACGGCTGGATATGCCCCTTAAGCTCCGGGCCCGCCAATACCACATCGACCAGTTCCAGTTCGCCAAGGCGCCTTTCGAGGGCCATTTCCGGGTCAGCACCCAGGGCCAATGGCAAATCGTCGACGAGAAGCTGCCGGCCGGCTCGGTGCGGATCAGCACCGATCAGCCCCTTGGCAACCTCGCCATGTTGTTGCTCGAACCCCAGGCCCCGGACAGTTTCCTGCAATGGGGTTTCTTCAACGCCATCTTCAGCCGCACCGAGTACATGGAGCCCTACGTGATAGCCCCTATGGCAGAAGCCATGCTCAAAGAGCCCAAGCTCAAGGCCGCCTTCGAGAAGGCCCTGGCCGACCCAGCCTTCAAGGCGGACCCCGAAGCGCGGCTGCGCTGGTTCTACGAACGCAGCCCCTATTTCGACCAGACTTACCTGCGGTACCCGGTGCTGAGGGAGGAATAA
- a CDS encoding dihydrolipoamide acetyltransferase family protein, with amino-acid sequence MKYFKLPDLGEGLPEAEIVEWHVKAGDEVEVDQVLASMETAKAIVDVPSPLKGKIAKLFGDVGDVIHTGSPLVGFEGEEEDAGTVVGKVDTHGAVASGEDSFVAGNSVAPVVGSRIQALPATRLLAKKLGVDIEELKGSGHGGVVTDADVQKAFEADDSLSKNEIIKGARRAMTDAMRHAFETVVPVTLADDADVSNWEPGQDPTVRLIKAMSDACAAEPALNAHFNADTYSRRLFDKVDLGIAVDSPHGLYVPVLRDIGSRDAKSLREGLDKMIKDVRDRRVPQEELKGATITLSNFGAIAGRYANPIITPPQVAIVGAGRSYETAVLKEGQLVAKKMLPLSVTMDHQACTGGEAARFLKALKASLEKPSL; translated from the coding sequence ATGAAATACTTCAAACTGCCCGACCTGGGCGAAGGTCTGCCGGAAGCAGAAATCGTCGAGTGGCACGTCAAGGCGGGCGACGAGGTAGAAGTGGACCAGGTGCTGGCCTCCATGGAAACCGCCAAGGCCATAGTGGATGTGCCTTCCCCGCTGAAAGGCAAAATCGCCAAGCTGTTCGGCGACGTGGGTGACGTCATCCACACCGGCTCCCCCCTGGTGGGCTTCGAAGGTGAAGAAGAAGACGCCGGCACCGTCGTCGGTAAAGTGGATACCCACGGCGCCGTCGCCAGCGGTGAAGACAGCTTCGTGGCCGGTAACAGCGTCGCGCCCGTGGTCGGCTCCCGCATCCAGGCCCTGCCTGCCACCCGCCTGCTGGCCAAGAAGCTGGGCGTGGACATCGAAGAGCTCAAGGGCAGCGGCCACGGTGGCGTGGTGACCGACGCCGACGTGCAGAAGGCCTTCGAAGCCGACGACAGCCTGTCCAAGAACGAGATCATCAAGGGTGCCCGCCGCGCCATGACCGACGCCATGCGTCACGCCTTCGAGACAGTGGTGCCCGTCACCCTGGCCGACGACGCCGACGTCTCCAACTGGGAGCCGGGCCAGGATCCGACAGTGCGCCTGATCAAGGCCATGAGCGATGCCTGCGCCGCCGAGCCGGCCCTGAACGCCCACTTCAACGCCGATACCTACAGCCGCCGCCTCTTCGACAAGGTGGATCTGGGGATCGCCGTCGACAGCCCCCACGGCCTCTACGTGCCCGTGCTGCGTGACATCGGGAGCCGCGACGCCAAGAGCCTGCGTGAAGGCCTGGACAAGATGATCAAGGACGTGCGCGATCGCCGCGTACCCCAGGAGGAGCTGAAAGGCGCCACCATCACCTTGTCCAACTTCGGTGCCATCGCCGGCCGCTATGCCAACCCCATCATCACGCCGCCCCAGGTGGCCATAGTGGGTGCCGGTCGCAGCTACGAGACGGCTGTGCTGAAGGAAGGCCAGCTGGTGGCCAAGAAGATGCTGCCCCTGTCCGTGACCATGGACCACCAGGCCTGTACTGGTGGTGAGGCGGCCCGCTTCCTCAAGGCCCTCAAGGCCTCCCTGGAAAAGCCCAGCCTCTGA
- a CDS encoding pyruvate, water dikinase regulatory protein codes for MERHVYFVSDGTAITTEVFGHALLSQFPVKFKQFTEPFVDNERQAGRVLDKINRSFITTGQRPLVFHTIVDAKLRSFIDEGDGINYDILSTFVTPLEAQLGVKAEPKIGRSHGMLDNAYHYRIEAVNYALDNDDGAVTKHYHEADIILTGVSRCGKTPTSLYLALQYGIKAANYPFTEEDMDHLTLPAVLKENKHKIYGLVIDAERLAEIRNERAPGTRYASLRQCRLETKEVELLFQRERIPYLNTTRHSVEEISAHILQDTGLERHKY; via the coding sequence ATGGAAAGACACGTGTATTTCGTTTCCGACGGGACAGCCATCACCACTGAGGTGTTCGGCCATGCGTTGCTTTCGCAATTCCCTGTAAAATTTAAGCAATTTACCGAACCTTTCGTCGACAATGAACGCCAGGCCGGGCGGGTTCTCGACAAGATAAACCGTAGTTTTATTACCACAGGGCAGCGCCCCCTGGTGTTCCACACCATAGTGGATGCGAAGCTCAGATCCTTCATCGACGAGGGGGACGGCATCAACTACGACATCCTTTCCACCTTCGTCACCCCCCTTGAGGCGCAGCTGGGAGTCAAGGCCGAGCCCAAGATAGGCCGCTCCCACGGCATGTTGGACAACGCCTACCACTACCGTATCGAGGCCGTAAACTACGCCCTGGACAACGACGACGGCGCCGTCACCAAGCACTACCATGAGGCGGACATCATCCTCACCGGCGTCTCCCGCTGCGGCAAGACCCCCACCAGCCTCTACCTGGCGTTGCAATACGGCATCAAGGCCGCCAATTACCCCTTCACCGAAGAAGACATGGACCACCTGACGCTGCCGGCCGTGCTCAAGGAGAACAAACACAAGATCTACGGCCTGGTCATAGACGCCGAGCGCCTGGCCGAGATCCGCAACGAAAGGGCACCGGGCACCCGTTATGCCTCCCTGCGCCAGTGCCGGCTGGAGACCAAGGAAGTGGAGTTGCTGTTCCAGCGCGAGCGCATCCCCTACCTCAACACCACCCGCCACTCGGTGGAAGAGATCTCGGCCCATATCCTCCAGGACACCGGGCTGGAAAGGCACAAGTACTGA
- a CDS encoding DUF3187 family protein — MPRTLLLLALMAVLPRGAAEDFGPLQLMTQAPLFSSSLMPGLRDAALSASGPVEADLDANTASIWDQDDQVPYSLDYYQSDLTARLSGQVAPGWRLEGAFSYHWVANSHLDNLTEHFHKAFGISENGREKVPKNDSRIWLPSQGADYRDFNGATLDRTLTLYGELNLFADARQAMSLGASLFWNQLGGRFAKHQFEQALQLNYSLNIASRHQLHLLLAASHRQEEGFADIRLRRYSWNAATGYRYQLSSHQALLAEYRLYQGLAPDLGQFKKPLHELALGYRYQWQSSALEFAVIENAVSYDNCADIAFALNGRWRF, encoded by the coding sequence ATGCCAAGGACACTGTTGCTACTGGCTTTGATGGCGGTGCTGCCAAGGGGGGCGGCTGAGGATTTCGGCCCGCTACAGCTGATGACCCAGGCGCCACTCTTTTCCAGCAGCCTGATGCCGGGCCTGAGGGACGCCGCCCTCTCCGCCAGCGGCCCCGTGGAAGCCGACCTTGACGCCAACACCGCCTCCATCTGGGATCAGGATGACCAGGTCCCCTACTCCCTCGACTACTACCAGAGCGATCTGACGGCGCGGCTGTCCGGCCAGGTGGCACCAGGCTGGCGCCTGGAAGGAGCTTTCTCATACCATTGGGTGGCCAACAGCCACCTCGACAACCTCACAGAGCATTTCCACAAGGCCTTCGGGATCAGCGAGAACGGCCGGGAAAAGGTTCCCAAGAACGACAGCCGGATCTGGCTCCCCTCCCAAGGGGCCGACTACCGTGATTTCAACGGCGCCACCCTCGACAGGACCCTGACCCTTTACGGAGAGCTTAACCTCTTCGCCGACGCCCGTCAGGCCATGAGCCTGGGGGCAAGCCTTTTTTGGAACCAGCTCGGCGGCCGTTTCGCCAAGCATCAGTTCGAGCAGGCATTACAGTTGAATTACAGCCTCAACATCGCCAGCCGGCACCAGCTGCACCTGCTGCTGGCGGCCAGCCACCGGCAGGAAGAAGGCTTTGCCGACATCCGGCTGCGCCGTTACAGCTGGAACGCCGCCACCGGCTATCGCTACCAGCTGAGCTCCCACCAGGCCCTGCTGGCCGAATACCGGCTCTACCAGGGCCTGGCACCGGATCTCGGCCAGTTCAAGAAACCGCTGCATGAGCTGGCCCTCGGCTACCGCTACCAATGGCAAAGCTCCGCCCTGGAGTTTGCCGTCATCGAAAACGCCGTCTCCTACGACAACTGCGCCGATATCGCCTTTGCCCTCAACGGCCGCTGGCGTTTCTAG
- a CDS encoding 2-dehydropantoate 2-reductase: MLIDKTNVLVAGAGAIGSWLGAKLQAKGVDVTYFGREGTAARLADGLTIDGLGEPLALSQLKVVTSLEGEGPFDWVILACKRYDTEAVLQSLAPVLEAKPSFIVAQNGLGAAEEVMALSDCPALAIMVPFNLAWQGPGLLHQGTGGQVIVPKSLGAFASAWDADSVDDMDAVLAGKLLLNLNNAVNGLCGLPLVEELSQQGYRQVLAAAQREALKLFKAIGVKPAKLAGAPPALLPYILGLPDGAFRRLAKGLLAMDEQARSSLQDDLEAGRPTEVAFLNGWVVSQGEKLGIETPVNRHLQALILDAEEQGACPHLPAEALLP; this comes from the coding sequence GTGTTAATCGATAAGACGAATGTTCTGGTGGCAGGAGCCGGCGCCATCGGCTCCTGGCTGGGGGCCAAGCTCCAGGCCAAGGGGGTGGATGTCACCTATTTTGGCCGCGAGGGCACGGCGGCCCGCCTGGCCGACGGCCTGACCATCGACGGCCTGGGCGAACCCCTGGCGTTGTCGCAGCTCAAGGTGGTGACCAGCCTGGAAGGGGAAGGCCCCTTCGATTGGGTGATCCTGGCCTGCAAGCGCTATGACACCGAGGCGGTACTGCAAAGCCTGGCGCCGGTGCTGGAGGCCAAGCCCAGCTTTATCGTCGCCCAGAACGGTTTGGGCGCCGCCGAGGAAGTCATGGCCCTGAGCGACTGCCCAGCCCTGGCGATCATGGTGCCCTTCAACCTGGCCTGGCAGGGCCCTGGCCTGCTGCACCAGGGCACCGGCGGCCAGGTCATAGTGCCAAAATCCCTCGGCGCCTTTGCCAGCGCCTGGGACGCCGACAGTGTCGACGACATGGATGCTGTCCTTGCCGGCAAGCTGCTGCTCAACCTCAACAACGCCGTCAACGGCCTCTGCGGCCTGCCCCTGGTGGAAGAGCTGTCCCAACAGGGCTACCGCCAGGTGCTGGCGGCGGCCCAGCGCGAGGCCCTCAAGCTGTTCAAGGCCATCGGCGTCAAGCCGGCCAAGCTGGCGGGGGCTCCACCGGCCCTGCTGCCCTATATCCTCGGCCTGCCGGACGGGGCCTTCAGGCGCCTGGCCAAGGGCCTGCTGGCCATGGACGAGCAGGCCCGCTCTTCGCTGCAGGATGACCTGGAAGCCGGGCGGCCTACCGAAGTGGCCTTCCTCAACGGTTGGGTGGTGAGCCAGGGAGAAAAGCTCGGCATCGAAACCCCGGTCAACCGTCACCTCCAGGCCCTGATCCTCGACGCTGAAGAACAAGGGGCCTGCCCCCACTTGCCCGCCGAGGCTTTGCTGCCCTGA
- a CDS encoding 3-deoxy-7-phosphoheptulonate synthase, whose protein sequence is MTFRGTSQPLLAPGDLKAAYPLQDPGPIEGQRQAINQILDGQDDRLMVVIGPCSVHDPKAALDYGRRLAEQAKALSADLLLVMRVYFEKPRTRHGWKGLVYDPGLNGQFDVNQGLAQARGLLLGLHELGLALATEFLDLTTCHYLADLISWGAIGARTTESQVHRALASALPCPIGFKNGTDGNVRIAIDAIRAAADNHLLFVPDEQGRLQSLTSNGNPHCHLILRGGNQPNYDAESVAAACGQLRHAALPQGLMIDFSHGNSRKDHERQLLVADDVCRQLAGGDGHIKGVMIESFIEAGSQPEGPREGLTYGKSITDACLSWEQSVTLLEKLAKAVRDRRGCAKGL, encoded by the coding sequence ATGACGTTCCGCGGAACCTCCCAGCCCCTGCTGGCACCCGGCGACCTCAAGGCCGCCTACCCTTTGCAAGACCCAGGCCCAATAGAGGGGCAACGCCAGGCCATCAACCAGATCCTCGATGGCCAAGACGACAGGCTGATGGTGGTGATAGGCCCCTGCTCTGTCCACGATCCCAAGGCCGCCCTGGACTACGGCCGCCGCCTGGCCGAGCAGGCCAAGGCCCTGAGCGCCGATCTGCTGCTGGTAATGCGGGTCTATTTCGAGAAACCCCGTACCCGCCACGGCTGGAAGGGGCTGGTTTACGATCCTGGCCTCAATGGCCAGTTCGACGTCAACCAAGGCCTGGCCCAGGCCAGGGGCCTGCTGCTGGGCCTCCATGAACTCGGCCTGGCCCTGGCTACCGAATTCCTGGATCTGACCACCTGCCACTACCTGGCGGATCTCATCAGCTGGGGGGCCATAGGGGCCCGTACCACCGAATCCCAGGTGCACAGGGCCCTGGCCTCGGCCCTACCCTGCCCCATCGGCTTCAAGAACGGCACCGACGGCAATGTGCGCATCGCCATCGACGCCATCCGCGCCGCGGCCGACAACCACCTGCTGTTCGTACCGGACGAACAGGGCCGGCTGCAGAGCCTCACCAGCAACGGCAACCCCCATTGCCACCTGATCTTGCGTGGCGGCAACCAGCCCAACTATGACGCCGAGTCGGTGGCGGCCGCCTGTGGCCAGCTGCGCCATGCCGCCCTGCCCCAGGGCCTGATGATCGACTTCTCCCACGGCAATTCCCGCAAGGATCACGAGCGCCAGTTGCTGGTGGCCGACGATGTCTGCCGACAGTTGGCCGGCGGCGATGGCCACATCAAGGGCGTGATGATCGAGAGCTTCATCGAGGCCGGCAGCCAGCCGGAGGGCCCGAGGGAGGGCCTCACCTACGGCAAGTCCATCACAGACGCCTGCCTGAGCTGGGAACAAAGCGTGACCTTGTTGGAAAAGCTGGCAAAAGCCGTCCGTGATCGCCGCGGCTGTGCTAAGGGTTTATAG
- a CDS encoding GntR family transcriptional regulator, translating to MQGQWQQGQPLYEQLVSRLVATILEGRLAPGDPLPSVRQLAADMQLNPLTVQRALAQLADLGVVEKRRGIGSFVAEGAREALLARERTRFLEETWPRIREEIKRLGLNPGTLLQTLEGVRDGHTD from the coding sequence GTGCAAGGACAATGGCAACAGGGCCAGCCTCTATACGAACAACTGGTGTCGAGGCTGGTGGCCACCATTCTGGAGGGCCGCCTGGCCCCGGGGGATCCGCTGCCCAGCGTGCGCCAGTTGGCTGCCGACATGCAGCTCAACCCCCTGACGGTACAGCGGGCCCTGGCCCAGCTGGCCGATCTGGGAGTGGTGGAGAAGCGCCGCGGCATCGGCAGCTTCGTGGCCGAAGGGGCCAGAGAGGCATTGCTGGCCAGGGAAAGGACCCGTTTCCTTGAAGAAACCTGGCCGAGAATAAGAGAAGAGATAAAACGCCTGGGGCTCAACCCCGGGACCTTGCTGCAAACCCTGGAAGGAGTTAGGGATGGACACACTGATTAA
- a CDS encoding SLC13 family permease, translating into MQRILVLIAVALGAFLLSAGPLGGQIDAGLAILVLVGVLWVTEALPVTITALLVPVLAALLHVLDVKSAMANFANPIIYLFLGGFALASALKEQGLDRAMASAVMRLAGGRFWLSVLLLFLAAAFLSMWISNTATAAMMLPLALGLFKRLDEEATASTQIFVLLGIAYSASLGGMGTLVGSPPNAIAAGYLHQGFDDWLKVGLPMVAILLPLAWLVLYWQLRPELGQRVAVRHEPFEWSRQRLLTLALFGVTVLCWIFSKPLGALLGGVKDLDSLVALTATVLVGALGLTSWKSLERDVDWGVLLLFGGGLTLSAVLKATGTSAWLAQGLSSLTQGAPVWLLYGLIALFVVFLTELASNTASAALLVPLFGGIAQALGLPVANMAVLIAIAASCAFMLPVATPPNAIVFGTGLVPQKTMMRTGLWLNLACVLVLTVVFGH; encoded by the coding sequence ATGCAAAGGATCCTGGTGCTCATCGCCGTTGCCCTCGGCGCTTTCCTGTTGTCTGCCGGCCCCCTGGGAGGGCAGATAGATGCCGGGCTGGCCATCTTGGTCCTGGTCGGCGTGCTCTGGGTGACTGAGGCCCTGCCGGTGACCATAACGGCGTTGCTGGTGCCGGTGCTGGCCGCCTTGCTGCATGTCCTCGACGTCAAGTCGGCCATGGCCAACTTCGCCAACCCCATCATCTACCTCTTCCTGGGAGGCTTTGCCTTGGCTTCCGCCCTCAAGGAGCAGGGGCTGGACAGGGCCATGGCCTCGGCCGTGATGCGCCTGGCTGGCGGCCGATTTTGGCTGTCGGTGCTGCTGCTGTTCCTGGCCGCCGCTTTCCTGTCCATGTGGATCAGTAACACGGCCACCGCCGCCATGATGTTGCCCCTGGCCCTGGGGCTCTTTAAACGCCTGGACGAAGAGGCGACGGCCAGCACCCAGATCTTCGTGCTGCTGGGTATCGCCTATTCGGCGAGCCTCGGCGGCATGGGAACCCTGGTGGGCAGCCCGCCCAACGCCATAGCGGCGGGTTACCTGCACCAGGGCTTTGACGATTGGTTGAAGGTGGGGCTACCCATGGTGGCCATCTTGCTGCCCCTGGCCTGGCTGGTGCTCTACTGGCAGCTGCGGCCTGAACTGGGGCAAAGGGTGGCGGTGCGCCACGAGCCCTTCGAATGGAGCCGGCAGCGGCTGCTGACGCTGGCACTGTTCGGTGTCACTGTGTTGTGCTGGATCTTCTCCAAGCCCCTTGGCGCCTTGCTGGGGGGCGTCAAGGATCTGGACAGCCTGGTGGCGCTGACTGCCACAGTGCTGGTGGGGGCCCTGGGGCTGACCAGTTGGAAATCGCTGGAGCGGGATGTGGACTGGGGTGTATTGCTGCTTTTCGGTGGCGGCCTGACCCTGTCCGCCGTACTCAAGGCCACGGGTACCAGCGCCTGGCTGGCCCAGGGGCTCTCATCCCTGACCCAGGGGGCACCGGTTTGGCTGCTCTATGGTCTTATCGCCCTGTTCGTGGTCTTCCTCACCGAGCTGGCCTCTAACACCGCCAGCGCGGCGTTGCTGGTGCCGCTCTTCGGTGGCATAGCCCAGGCCCTTGGCCTGCCGGTGGCCAACATGGCGGTGCTGATCGCCATCGCCGCTTCCTGCGCCTTCATGTTGCCGGTGGCCACGCCCCCCAATGCCATTGTCTTCGGCACCGGCCTGGTGCCTCAAAAGACCATGATGCGCACCGGGCTCTGGTTGAACCTGGCCTGCGTACTGGTGCTGACGGTGGTGTTTGGCCACTAG